One window of the Clostridium sp. MB40-C1 genome contains the following:
- the murI gene encoding glutamate racemase, giving the protein MDISNKPIGFFDSGVGGLSVLKKSIKLLPNEDFIYLGDSKNAPYGVKSVEEVRKLSFQAVEFLLQYNVKAIVVACNTATSAAIEQLRKEYRKIPIIGIEPALKPAVELNKSGKIVIMATPMTLSEKKFNRLMNKYKEKANIVPLPCPGLVELIEKGILQGIEVNQFLKDRFSILYKDKIASVVLGCTHYPFIKNELSNVLSKDVTIIDGSDGTSAQLKRQLERNKMLNLKQKKGEVHIYNTLDEKEILDISYRLLDV; this is encoded by the coding sequence ATGGACATTAGCAATAAACCTATAGGTTTTTTCGATTCAGGAGTTGGAGGATTAAGTGTTTTAAAAAAATCTATAAAACTTCTTCCCAATGAAGATTTTATTTATTTAGGTGATTCTAAAAATGCTCCTTATGGGGTTAAGAGTGTTGAAGAAGTTAGAAAACTTAGCTTTCAAGCTGTAGAATTCTTATTACAATATAATGTTAAAGCTATTGTAGTTGCATGCAATACAGCGACTAGTGCAGCTATAGAGCAACTTAGAAAAGAATATAGAAAAATTCCTATTATAGGAATAGAACCAGCTTTAAAGCCAGCAGTTGAATTAAATAAGAGTGGCAAAATAGTTATAATGGCAACACCTATGACTTTATCAGAAAAAAAATTCAATCGTCTTATGAATAAATATAAGGAGAAGGCTAATATTGTACCGCTACCTTGTCCAGGGCTTGTTGAACTTATAGAAAAAGGAATACTTCAGGGAATAGAAGTAAACCAATTTCTTAAAGATAGATTTTCAATTTTATATAAAGATAAGATAGCTTCAGTAGTTTTAGGATGTACTCATTACCCTTTCATAAAAAATGAGCTTTCTAATGTATTAAGTAAAGATGTTACTATTATAGATGGAAGTGATGGAACGTCTGCTCAATTAAAAAGACAGCTTGAACGTAATAAAATGCTTAATTTAAAACAAAAAAAGGGAGAAGTACATATATATAATACTTTAGATGAAAAGGAAATATTGGATATTTCCTATAGGCTATTAGATGTTTAA